A window of the Leptospira bourretii genome harbors these coding sequences:
- a CDS encoding IspD/TarI family cytidylyltransferase — MNNLYVVLLAGGTGTRMGTEVPKQFLKVRGESLLRHSVKRFRKFGLIKSITVVSHPDWILATEKELDDLLEGNDRIVPGGESRHLSTLCGLQSISYDTKDIFFIHDVARPNFKQNELYQLVEQTKIFGGASIVAKSTESLVRVRIHRNYTDEPLKREEVYSVKTPQSVAGFMLQELLAEGLDPDLKKHPTDLCTWMGSRRVGIVETDFHNIKVTSPGDAELAESLFWEDLPSVE; from the coding sequence ATGAACAATTTGTATGTTGTCCTACTTGCGGGTGGGACAGGAACACGGATGGGAACGGAAGTTCCCAAACAGTTTTTAAAAGTAAGAGGAGAGTCTCTCCTTAGGCATTCAGTCAAACGATTCCGAAAGTTTGGACTGATCAAATCCATCACTGTCGTTTCTCACCCCGATTGGATTCTGGCAACGGAAAAAGAGTTGGATGATTTATTGGAAGGGAATGATCGGATTGTCCCTGGTGGGGAAAGTCGCCATCTGTCTACGTTATGTGGACTCCAATCCATATCCTATGATACAAAGGATATTTTTTTCATCCATGACGTAGCAAGACCCAACTTCAAACAAAACGAATTGTATCAATTAGTGGAACAAACAAAAATTTTTGGTGGAGCCAGTATTGTGGCCAAGTCAACAGAAAGTTTGGTCCGAGTTCGAATCCATCGGAACTATACTGATGAACCTTTAAAAAGGGAAGAAGTATATTCCGTAAAAACTCCTCAGTCCGTTGCTGGGTTTATGCTCCAAGAACTATTGGCAGAAGGATTGGATCCTGATCTCAAAAAACATCCGACAGATCTTTGTACTTGGATGGGCAGCCGTAGGGTAGGGATTGTCGAAACTGATTTTCACAATATCAAAGTCACAAGTCCAGGGGATGCTGAACTTGCTGAATCTTTGTTTTGGGAAGATTTACCTTCCGTGGAATAA
- a CDS encoding PilZ domain-containing protein, producing the protein MTLRFFNYPIPVLLVTLGFFAVPFLNILITASLYDLDLDHFGMILSRIQPLQYVLSCLSAIIAYGLVTKKKFGYYLFLCFTFLILTYNVWMVLSVTLGKKIFLAGIRIHTSDIIWNMATTTLLLGIVFYFLRREIAAPYLSGKRRGWRTKYRETHPVPFHWTNSDGEREGDGQTINISRNGILIPIPKHHFLKVGDPINLLLKLEKENREPVSISVQAKIVRIDKESDGSEIAGVQLYFPINQKDEKQIYEAFLARVFAPRYPVSNPVNFSSKDNRICQGTLLNVSLEGLYIGTSSVLEQDQICNVKIQTRSGEISVGGVVRWSNPQGKYGKPSGFGIQIDTIENKNLFRIWIWKQRFKLFHGR; encoded by the coding sequence GTGACTTTGCGGTTCTTCAACTACCCCATCCCCGTTCTTTTGGTAACTCTTGGCTTTTTTGCTGTCCCTTTTTTAAACATATTGATCACGGCATCTCTTTACGACCTAGACCTGGATCATTTTGGAATGATTCTTTCGAGAATTCAGCCACTACAATATGTTCTTTCTTGCCTCAGTGCCATCATCGCCTACGGTCTAGTGACTAAGAAAAAATTTGGCTATTATCTCTTCCTTTGTTTTACCTTCCTTATACTTACATATAACGTTTGGATGGTTTTATCTGTCACCCTCGGCAAAAAGATTTTTCTTGCCGGTATTCGGATCCATACTTCGGACATTATTTGGAATATGGCAACAACCACTCTTCTACTCGGAATTGTGTTTTATTTTTTACGCCGAGAAATTGCGGCACCCTATCTAAGTGGAAAACGCCGAGGTTGGAGAACCAAATACAGAGAAACCCACCCAGTTCCTTTTCATTGGACCAATTCTGATGGAGAACGAGAAGGTGACGGACAAACCATCAATATTTCTCGGAACGGAATCCTCATTCCCATTCCCAAACATCATTTTTTAAAAGTGGGAGATCCAATCAATCTGCTCTTAAAATTAGAAAAAGAAAATAGAGAGCCTGTTTCCATTTCGGTACAAGCAAAAATTGTTCGCATTGATAAGGAAAGTGATGGTTCCGAAATTGCGGGTGTTCAACTTTATTTTCCAATCAACCAAAAAGATGAAAAACAAATCTACGAAGCCTTTCTTGCACGGGTCTTCGCTCCGAGATATCCTGTTTCCAATCCTGTCAATTTTTCGAGTAAAGACAATCGAATCTGCCAAGGCACCCTTCTCAATGTTTCTTTGGAAGGACTGTACATAGGTACTAGTTCGGTTTTAGAACAAGATCAAATTTGTAATGTCAAAATCCAAACAAGATCAGGTGAAATTTCAGTCGGTGGTGTGGTTCGTTGGTCCAACCCACAAGGCAAATATGGAAAACCAAGTGGATTCGGGATTCAAATTGATACCATTGAAAATAAAAACCTATTTCGCATTTGGATTTGGAAACAACGTTTTAAATTATTCCACGGAAGGTAA
- a CDS encoding Crp/Fnr family transcriptional regulator: MNVDHLRKYITEVRIDHFSEGTKVFSEGEDCNGQMFFVFAGKLQVFKRKASGENQYVRDINPGEFFGEMALVFPSPRAATVIASAEDTKVGTITKDIFLAMGKESPGFLSVILHSIIGRLTSVEDLISERQEELHILINGMPSLQMEKSTTESVITNEDKTQDLDSP; the protein is encoded by the coding sequence ATGAACGTGGACCACTTACGAAAGTACATTACGGAAGTGCGGATCGATCACTTCTCCGAAGGGACCAAGGTTTTTTCTGAAGGGGAAGACTGCAATGGACAGATGTTTTTTGTTTTTGCAGGCAAACTCCAAGTTTTCAAACGAAAAGCAAGTGGGGAAAACCAATATGTTCGCGATATCAATCCCGGAGAGTTCTTTGGAGAAATGGCCTTGGTCTTTCCATCTCCCAGGGCTGCCACTGTGATCGCTTCTGCTGAAGATACCAAAGTCGGAACCATCACAAAAGATATCTTTTTGGCCATGGGAAAAGAAAGCCCTGGATTTCTTTCTGTCATTTTGCATAGCATCATCGGTCGCCTAACATCTGTAGAGGATTTAATTTCCGAAAGACAAGAAGAATTGCATATTCTGATTAACGGAATGCCTTCCCTACAGATGGAAAAGTCTACCACAGAATCTGTCATTACCAATGAGGACAAAACACAAGATCTGGACAGTCCTTAA
- a CDS encoding cyclic nucleotide-binding domain-containing protein has translation MNILEFMQNISTQVYLRGDVIFREGDPHDGSMYCVMSGMFAVTKRLPDGSQEIIKGLGPGEFFGELSLLTRRPRAMTISVVSTNARVGILRDDQFEKLARINTHFLFQLTKSTVEKLHRAEARLTELDKLLEEIKKDEEK, from the coding sequence ATGAACATTCTGGAATTTATGCAAAATATCTCTACGCAAGTCTATTTGCGGGGGGATGTGATCTTTCGCGAAGGAGATCCCCATGATGGTAGTATGTATTGTGTCATGAGTGGGATGTTTGCCGTCACCAAACGACTGCCAGATGGAAGCCAAGAAATTATCAAAGGGTTAGGGCCTGGAGAATTTTTTGGAGAACTTTCGCTTCTGACAAGAAGGCCGAGAGCCATGACCATCAGTGTGGTATCAACCAACGCAAGGGTAGGAATTTTACGAGACGACCAATTCGAAAAATTAGCCCGCATCAATACGCATTTTTTATTCCAACTCACAAAAAGTACAGTAGAGAAACTCCATCGAGCGGAAGCAAGGCTCACAGAGCTCGACAAATTATTAGAAGAAATCAAAAAGGATGAAGAAAAATGA